The following is a genomic window from Romeriopsis navalis LEGE 11480.
TTGAAGTCCTTGCAAGGTATACTCAACAGCTCTTTTTCTGTTATACCTAATTGTTTAGGATGGCCTGCAATTGCAGCATACAGCTTGGCCATCGCTTCATTTGCCTTAGGCCAGTTTTTGGCCACTAAGTACTTTTCATGTTCAGAATGTAGATTCTCAATCTTCTGCTCAGGTGAATTCAGTTGATTGTATATGTATACAATCCCCCATGCACTAGCGCCTCCGAAGCAGAGTGTTCCAATAGTGATTAACGCATACTTTACCTGTTGTGCGCCAATTGTAATTGTTGTTGTGTTTCTATCACCGTTGATTTTTGTCTTTGTTTCATGCCCCTTATTTACGTGTTTTTCAGGGGGCTTGCGAGAAATAACCATACGATCTCCAGGGGGAAGTAAGATGTTCTAACAGTCTTTTCAGCCTGGCTTACCATGCACGTTCCAAATATGAATAGGAGGATTGTGCTGCATGACATTACAAGACATACAACTGGTTTGCTCAGAGGTTTTCAGAACGGTTGAATAATCAAAAAAAGCACTCACACCACACACTAAAGTCGCCTCTCATCGAAGGACACATCAGATGAGCTCTGTGCCCTAAACGACATAGTGGTGAGTACTGAATTGCAGGCACACATTACGCTAGAAAGCTCGTGTATAAGGGGTTTCCCTTGTTGCCTTAACGCATCAGCATTTGTACTTACTCTATCATCCATTATGTACTTCAGGAATGACATGCAGTAAATTTATCGTTTAAACATATAGTCGCGGATGAATAGAAGAAGTGATTTCTAAGTGTGCTACAGCGATTTATTCCAAAATTAATCTATCGACTTATTGCCTCGCATAACAGGTAAGCCAGCCAGACGTAAGATAAGCCCTTCATCGTAAAGTGAGAAAGGGCTTTTATCGTATTTTGGATTTGACCCAAAAATCACGTTTAGCAGGCTCGACTGATTATTGGCCCGCACTCAAAATTTGCACTGCTGTAAGATTCAGATTTGGGAATATGGATGAGACGAGCAATTGATTCCCAGTGAAGTCCTGAAACTGGTAACTTCCATCAACCAAGCGGCCAATTTTTACGACAGCCCGATCGGGGTCAATAAGCCAGTATTCGGGTACATTGATCGCCGCATACTGTCGAACCTTTTGGATATAGTCGCGTTGATAGTTATCTGAATTTTCATCGCCAGGGCTCACCACTTCTACCAGTAGCCGAGGCGGTGGCATGTCGCGGGTAACGCGCTCCCGCTGATTCAGTAAGGTGACGTGCACTTCTTCCAGAACAGTGAGATCAGGGAAGCGGGTGCGTGGTGTCCCGATGACTTCGACTTCGCAGGAATGGGGCCGCAAAATGGCGATCGGTACTCCGGCATTGACTAGTGCCATAAATAGGCAGTTTGCCAACAATGCATTAAATCCAGACTCGGACATAACCGGAACTAACTCTCCATTCCAATATTCAAAGCGCCCTTCTGGTAAGTCCGAAGGGTTAGCCGTTAGATATTCCTCAAAGCTCTTAAAATGTGGTGCTTTAGCGACTGTCATCGTCTACGCTCCTACCCATGTTTGCGCGTCATTCAACTTGGTTGAAATCCGATCGGCTTGCTTCTGCAATTTGCCAAGCTGTTGCCCCCGAGCGCACCGCCCCTGATACTCGTCGATGGATTCTGATTTCTTGATGTGGCGGACTTTCTTCCCATCAAATTGAGCAATGCGACTTTGCACTCGTGGGTAAGATTGAGCCTTTCCCGACGGTTTAGAACCACTGACCCAAGCCTGGAGATAGTAATCGCCTTGAGCTTCGATACGGCTGATCGCCGCTTCGAGTTCAGCAAGCTCGGTTTCAAGTCGAGATCGGGTTGAGTCTCGCATAGTCAGTTCGTGTGCA
Proteins encoded in this region:
- a CDS encoding GUN4 domain-containing protein; translated protein: MVISRKPPEKHVNKGHETKTKINGDRNTTTITIGAQQVKYALITIGTLCFGGASAWGIVYIYNQLNSPEQKIENLHSEHEKYLVAKNWPKANEAMAKLYAAIAGHPKQLGITEKELLSIPCKDFNRIAEAWRRKSGDHLGPYAQHSVFVQLIKDPQYKSGGMKLFKANMRALGQDGANYTRYPTNLSLESLPKGAFPRRFYLKARNTRNWRPNLLVDKCK
- a CDS encoding Uma2 family endonuclease, whose protein sequence is MTVAKAPHFKSFEEYLTANPSDLPEGRFEYWNGELVPVMSESGFNALLANCLFMALVNAGVPIAILRPHSCEVEVIGTPRTRFPDLTVLEEVHVTLLNQRERVTRDMPPPRLLVEVVSPGDENSDNYQRDYIQKVRQYAAINVPEYWLIDPDRAVVKIGRLVDGSYQFQDFTGNQLLVSSIFPNLNLTAVQILSAGQ